From Pieris rapae chromosome 15, ilPieRapa1.1, whole genome shotgun sequence:
CTGGTGAAGGCTGCTGCCGTTGTCTGGTTTAAGAGAGTGGAGGGGTATTTCTTATGGTATAAATTACCCCACAAAATAGGGAAAATTGTTGTCATGGTAATATTAATGGCATATAGATTATGAAGTTATGTCGATCATTCGCTATCTCACACGGTGTACGCTGATGCCTGGTCTATACCATAGTCCGTCTACGTTTTCAtactaatttagttttcgacttacactacatacactactgttaaggaGTCTTGTCTAGTACTTACAGTGTAGTGTGTAATGTGCAACCAAAGCATGTCTGTGGCGCATTTCACAAATTACAGACAGTCTACAAAGAACTTCTGTCAGCTGTCTaagatttattaagtatttcgaaaaataagacttggctgtatggactaaagtcttttgcctttcccattagggacaaattgaaaaaaaaaaagtatttcggTGGGCACTGGGCAATGAGAAtgagtataattttaaaaaaataatattgttcaaTTTATaccaatataatttcaatgtgttatataaaatgttgtcCTTACTAAGCTTTAAGAACATAATAACTTCCAAGTTTTCTTTTGGACTTTGTATAAATAGTTCGaggtttgttttaattttttcttgttGTTTCTGTTTGTTATATCAATCTTACCTATTATCTTTTTTAGACTCTTTTCAGGTAAATTAAGcgaatttaaatcaattgatGATAGATATAAAGGCTTAACGGTTGATTCAAATGATATTATCGGCAATAAAAATGACTTCATCCTTAACTTGCAAGGTATTATGATCTTTGGTTGGGTAACAAGTGTGAAACagtaatcattattaaaataaatgtaatgtcattaataatttcagaGTCTTTAAATATATGGTCGAACAATGGTAAAAGATGCATATGGTTTAAAATCAGGATTAATCATTCTGAATTTGTTCCTATATTAGCACAGGTAAGGATAgttatattaatcaataaagttaaatcaCAAATGAGATATTTCTTGccataaactaaatattgacCTATTTATGTACCTTGGTGTTACACCTAAAAATATGCcaccaaatataatatatgggGCTCAAactgtttttatgtattttagtgATCCTATTATTCACaagtagtttatttaatagtcaCAACAGGCTctgttgtatttattatatttctgttaaGCTTCCTATTGAATATGCTAGATTTTTTACCACATACTTCTATAGCTTGATATTCTTAGAaaggttttaattttcatcatGCTAGAGATGACTTTGTGATGATGTATAAATGGCTTCCAACTGACTCTAAGCCTAATTTACCACCACCATGCCATACAAACCTTGGTGTAGGAGCActggttttaaataatatagaggAGTTATTAGCAGTATCTGAAAAGCATTATAATTATCCACATTGGAAATTACCTGGTGGATATGTTGAAAGAGGTAAGACATTAGAAATGTTGtctttgaaatatgttttatttaacattacaaaATGTTATGTGTATTGTGAATAACGAATTCAACATGAAAATTTCTATTACTTACACCAAGTTATTGCACTAAAAACTTACATATAGTATTTGTAATTTGCAGGAGAAGATATTAAAGATGCAGCAATCAGAGAAGTCAAAGAAGAAACTGGTATCAATTGTGATTTTGAGTCAATAATTACATTCCGGCATACACATGACATGATGTATGGCAActcagatatatatatacttcttATGATGAAAGCAGTTTcagagaaaattattttatcacaaagAGAGGTCAAAGATTGTAAGTGGATGGCCATTGACGAATATACAAACCACCCTCATGTTCATAATTTCAATAGATTAATAGTGAAGGaagctttaaaatatagaGAAAACAACTTCAAACTAGATTTTCAAAAGCAAACTGTTACATGGCCAACGGCTACGCGAGAAATGAACTTTTTAGTTGCAGTTGGTTATGATTCCAAGTGAATATAACAGAgtacaatgtatttttttaaataaatatattttgtttcataatagCCTTTTTATATCACACAGTCAgaacaaaaaactaattatcaaACCACTAGCAAAAGTCAAAAGTAATTAGAATATACAggtttgataattaatttttatattattataactctAAAGAGACTTAAATTCATGCATAGAGCTGACCATACGTAAAATAAAGTCTCTTTGGAGTCGcgtaaaaaaacactttctcTTGGCATCGCATAGACATTATCTGTGGCCTCATTGGCGCCAAAATCGTAGCGgcatagatttattttaacaagcAAGGAGATATTTTCTTGCGAGTTAAATGTGTGGATATCACGTTACTGATTTTTACATGCCATGTTAgctcattaaaatatgttcaagttaaaaaatactttatttcaaatttatgaaCAAACTAATATGcttttaatgtattgtatatctgttattattttgtatacttaatttatCCTATAAAACAGTAACAAGCATTTGTCTTATTCAATTTCCTTAGTATAAAAGTaagatttgaaaaaataaaaatatcttaatcaaACGGTTTCATGTATTATTGATGTTTGTCTTGATTTTCCCTTTATGTTTGATTGCAGTGAATGCTAGGCATAAAAGCACGCGTGACTTGTTTGCACTTTTCCATTATATCCTttccatttttcttttttgtcgGCTgtaacaagaaaataaatcatttaggaggatttttgtttaagtttgTCTTTAGAGGAATTACATTggacttttaattataataaattatgaaaacgtAAATGAcgatgaattaattttaacattattctCATTACgcgttttactaataaaatattgtctacATACTATATACTACTTCAAATGATATTGGATCTAAAAAAGTTTACCTACACTTTTAAGAAGAGAAAAAATGGtaacttaaagaaaacaatttagcaatagaataaatatattttatagtttttaataagtataaataattgttcgGGGCTCCTTATTACGTAATATGTCTATATTACCCACGTAATTTTCTCTTGAATATCTTTGACCTAAACTAaatgtttgatttaaattaaagaattgaCACTTGTCAATTGTTTtccatatttttgtttacattattacCTGAATCTATACTTAAATTGGAATTCCTCTTAAGATAATTGTCCACGCCTATATCTTAGTTTCAattaagtgtatttttatgaCGTGTTTAATCAATTTCAAGCTTACTGGCTAGGttattacctatatattaCGAAGTAATATAtgcagtttaataaatatattaaagtgaaTATTTATAGTTCGTGTTTTTAGTAACCCACGATAATCCTAGAAGTACCTACAGTAGTTGTTAATTTGTAATCCTTGATTCTGTCTTAATACACACATAACGTTACCCTGTAGAGTGTTCACGTAAACAAGACAGACGGAACGAAGCCATCAccggtaaatttaaattctaccCAACTTAGTCAAGCTCCTACCCATAACTACTAGGTACATCGCTGtttttaaaccaataaattaaaagaaaatacaagcGTAGAGAGAGACACAACATTTCTTATTACATAGAACGATAGTTGtcgtctaaaaaaatatttactattatttaatttaattgatatatgcAATGATAAACTAGAAAGAATAGCACGGTACAGTATTTTGGTACCAGAAAGGTTCTATGGTAAACTTATTCCTCTACTATTAGCGCTAAATCTCGCAGTCATTCTGTTCAAGtacattaaaattgtgttGGATTAGGACATCCGAGAGTCAAAGATTGCGCTTAGCCCCATTccgaaatattttctatatggcTCAAGTATCTGTTAGCTCTTAACGAAATAAGCAATTTGAAAATCGAACAAAAACCAATGACAAGCAATGATAGCAAACTCTAACCTGAAGGCCGTTTTGTTGAGGCTATTTCGACAATAACCTTAACAAAACGGTACGTGAATTGTAAATACGattgtcaaaataaacaatacattgTTTCGTTATACCATTTGAAAGTGAATCTAATTGATTGGTCGATTTAAtgcaatattaaaatctagattagtaggtaattaataacattatcaaTTAATACTTATCATGGGTATTTTAGTCAACTttctaatacaataaataggCTTACCTCAGCGCgtaaattgtgtttaaatgTGAAGTACAGTGAGAAACTCATGAACATCAATTTTAATGTGATCGCAACAGACATCACTATTATGAAAGCAtaagtcattttaatttaaaatactacacGAACGTGCTCTTGTAAATACGTTCACCGACTGCCTGCGACTggttttgttgatttttttaccGAAAGCAATTGTTACGACGTTGATAAACTTTAAGTGGACGGTTTAAGTAGATTTTATGCATCCGTATAAGGTGATAAGTTATTGTTAGAATATGTGTAGTAACTTTGTAAGTAGCATATATCAtggaatgtttaataaaatatgtttgtgtTAATGAATTATgtcaatgttttctttatattagttttaatttaaaagttatgtcGTTGCATAACAAAGGCATATTTTGACATGCTTCTATATCATTCATGATTTGtctttatagataatatagaGTAGGTGATCAATTTTCTGCGCCTTTCCTGGGTGTTTTATACTACGATGTATCCTTTACCACACTATATGGTGAATCACATATACCTACCAGGCCGTagctttgtttaataaaaatacgtaataatatttatttttaatctttttcaaagtcaatatagatatatgtgtatatttcTCGCAGTGATTTTAAattgtgcaaaaaaaataattgtaatcaaCAGATTAGATAATTCATACCAGAACCATATCATGATTCATGATCACTACGATTTTGCGTCAATATGATGAGACGAATAAATACAAGAATATTTGTGTAAAAGTGATGCAATGACGTACGGCGTGTGGTGTGGTTAGTGACCTCAAGCTAATGACCGAGACGATAGAACACCATACAGACCCCGCCCTCCGCATTTGCATCAcactatttagtttaaaaaacatttatacagTGAAACTTGGTTAAGTGGGACCTGGAGAAACCTCCATAACTGGAACTCATGCTGAGGTCCCAACACTTTGGCACTGAATTACCTCTGTTAGTGGGACGAGGTAAACCTCTATATCTGAGATTTGTTCTTTCGATTTATCATCAGTGATATCATGTTTGCCCGAAAAAGTCGCCACATCTCTTCCCCTGGCTCACTGATATCTGGGAAGAGTTGCTCCTTAATGAGCGTTAGATCTCCGGCATCTTCTCTCGATCCCTTGGATCCCAACGAGACTGTAAAACGTAAATTGATGAGATTACGCCTACCCTAGAGATGGAACCTACCCTTGTTCAAAAAGGCGCATCCAAATCTAAGGCGATTAATTGCACAACTATTAACTACTACtcactatttttttagtagtttCTCGAGTTGTCGCatcttctattttatttatctctttTAATTCTTCCtgaatttatttgtgttcTACAAGTATACATATACAGACTTTTACCGAATCTTTAGAAATCGTAATACCCAACCTAATTCTGTCAACGAAGAAGTTAAGAAGTGGGGTCTTAGAAACATAAAGCTTCAGAGTTCTGAAGAGCTACAACAGGGCCGagcatatttatttcagaaactAATAGTGCCACTCCAGGAACTCCTACCAGTACC
This genomic window contains:
- the LOC110999964 gene encoding nudix hydrolase 8 → MLSLLSFKNIITSKFSFGLCINSSRLFSGKLSEFKSIDDRYKGLTVDSNDIIGNKNDFILNLQESLNIWSNNGKRCIWFKIRINHSEFVPILAQKGFNFHHARDDFVMMYKWLPTDSKPNLPPPCHTNLGVGALVLNNIEELLAVSEKHYNYPHWKLPGGYVERGEDIKDAAIREVKEETGINCDFESIITFRHTHDMMYGNSDIYILLMMKAVSEKIILSQREVKDCKWMAIDEYTNHPHVHNFNRLIVKEALKYRENNFKLDFQKQTVTWPTATREMNFLVAVGYDSK